From the genome of Scytonema hofmannii PCC 7110, one region includes:
- a CDS encoding pentapeptide repeat-containing protein, whose product MSARKTDPLKIWLIAIAATFSLSPILICFAFTKMEGLSTEQKIETRTQAISTTATFFLGLAVMMNAYFAAKRVEASRMGAIAAEKSNEIETQNTQLAKEKLIAEKFMTAITQLGHESVATRTGAIYTLERVAQDCPKEYWTIMEILTAFVRENSVEQQEAFFEKRLNIRTDLQAALTVIGRREAEKDLPNQRIDLRNADIKRADLHKANLQQADLRGADLSEADLRGADLSEADLENAKLCGSVLYEANLQSTNLEEANLSGANLNRAWVCGANLRAANLSGTSLRGANLQGANLYKANLCGSNLKAANLQGAKLFLANLQGAKLGKANLQGTGLIGANLQQANLNGANLQQANLNAAKLQHAEIFFANLSEASLREADLYGANLMGTNFQMAILDEANLCGANLIGANLSMTNLSDVKLEGAILTGVKNLEPHQITVASGDVTTRLPENVDLPNHWTQIG is encoded by the coding sequence ATGTCTGCCAGGAAAACAGACCCTTTAAAAATTTGGTTGATAGCGATCGCAGCGACGTTTAGCTTATCACCAATCCTCATTTGCTTCGCATTTACCAAAATGGAGGGCTTGTCAACAGAACAAAAGATAGAAACTAGAACACAAGCAATATCAACAACTGCCACTTTCTTTCTAGGATTAGCAGTGATGATGAATGCTTACTTTGCCGCCAAACGTGTAGAAGCCAGCAGAATGGGAGCGATCGCAGCAGAAAAAAGCAATGAAATTGAGACACAAAACACTCAACTAGCTAAAGAAAAGCTGATTGCAGAAAAATTTATGACTGCAATTACCCAGCTTGGACATGAAAGTGTTGCCACAAGAACAGGTGCTATTTATACCCTAGAAAGAGTGGCTCAGGATTGTCCCAAAGAATACTGGACAATCATGGAAATACTCACTGCTTTTGTGCGAGAAAATTCTGTTGAGCAGCAAGAAGCGTTTTTTGAGAAAAGATTAAACATTCGTACAGATCTTCAAGCGGCGCTGACTGTTATTGGTAGGCGCGAAGCAGAGAAAGACTTGCCCAACCAAAGAATTGATTTGCGGAATGCGGATATCAAAAGAGCTGACCTGCACAAAGCAAACTTGCAACAAGCAGACCTGCGAGGAGCCGATTTAAGTGAAGCAGACTTGCGTGGTGCGGATTTGTCCGAGGCAGATTTGGAGAATGCAAAACTCTGCGGATCTGTTTTGTACGAAGCCAACTTGCAATCAACGAATTTGGAGGAAGCTAATCTTTCCGGAGCCAATTTAAATCGTGCTTGGGTATGTGGGGCAAACTTACGTGCAGCCAATCTTTCAGGAACAAGTTTGCGCGGAGCAAATCTACAAGGAGCGAATTTATATAAGGCTAATTTGTGCGGTTCCAATTTAAAAGCTGCTAACCTACAAGGGGCAAAGCTATTTCTTGCTAATTTACAAGGGGCGAAACTTGGGAAAGCCAACTTACAGGGAACGGGTTTGATTGGAGCGAATTTGCAACAAGCAAACCTGAATGGAGCGAACCTGCAACAAGCAAATTTAAATGCAGCTAAACTACAGCACGCAGAAATCTTTTTTGCCAACTTATCTGAAGCTAGTCTCCGGGAAGCCGATCTTTATGGTGCGAACCTCATGGGGACAAACTTCCAAATGGCAATTCTGGATGAAGCTAACCTTTGCGGGGCAAACCTTATAGGAGCCAATCTTAGTATGACAAACTTAAGTGATGTCAAACTGGAAGGAGCCATCCTAACAGGTGTCAAAAATTTAGAACCGCATCAGATTACAGTAGCTTCTGGTGATGTGACAACCCGTCTACCAGAAAATGTCGATCTACCAAATCATTGGACGCAAATCGGCTAA
- a CDS encoding glycosyltransferase family 4 protein, translating to MRILMLSSTFPYPPSRGGTEIRTFNLLKYLHQNHEVTLVTQRHKAVSDAEVEELRNWVSELVVFPLPPEPQNRSGMASLLAKARRFTNSVLKAIPANVLYRYSPEIQALVDNYVRAQKCDAITCEHSVNEIYIRPEFRNSVNTVVDVHSSVYGWIRDHLEMGASQNALRDRLYLSFVLKRYEKRYCTKFSNIVVTTEDDRQEFLKLRPDIDIKVISNGVDLDLFPYRSHDPRGHQLIFVGAMDASHNIDAARFFALTVLPELQKRYPNATFSIVGARPTPSVLELKNRPGVVVTGRIPSMAEYLHQSTVCVVPLRSGFGIKNKTLEAMAAGVPVVASDRGLEGLAVDEAGLPLRALRANQPAEYVNAISQLFENPQLRAELSHNGRQLVETDFTWETAGKRYEQVLQ from the coding sequence ATGCGTATCCTTATGCTATCGTCCACATTTCCTTACCCTCCAAGTCGGGGTGGAACAGAAATTAGAACATTTAACTTACTTAAATACCTGCATCAAAATCATGAGGTGACTCTTGTGACACAACGCCATAAGGCAGTATCTGATGCAGAAGTAGAAGAATTACGCAATTGGGTTAGTGAACTCGTGGTTTTTCCCCTACCCCCAGAACCTCAGAACAGAAGTGGTATGGCTAGTCTCTTGGCAAAAGCGAGACGCTTCACGAATTCAGTGCTAAAGGCGATTCCAGCTAATGTTTTATATCGCTATTCACCAGAAATTCAAGCTTTGGTAGATAATTATGTCCGGGCGCAAAAGTGTGACGCAATCACTTGCGAGCATAGTGTCAACGAAATATATATTCGCCCTGAATTTCGTAACAGTGTAAATACCGTTGTGGATGTCCACAGTTCAGTCTATGGTTGGATACGCGACCATTTAGAGATGGGGGCTTCGCAGAATGCGCTACGCGATCGCCTGTATTTGTCTTTCGTCCTAAAACGTTATGAAAAACGCTACTGTACTAAATTTTCCAACATTGTCGTTACGACTGAAGACGACCGACAAGAATTTTTGAAACTCCGTCCAGATATTGACATTAAGGTAATTTCTAATGGTGTCGATTTAGATTTATTTCCCTATCGTTCTCACGATCCTAGGGGACATCAGCTAATTTTTGTGGGAGCGATGGATGCATCTCACAACATTGATGCGGCGCGTTTTTTTGCTTTAACAGTGTTACCAGAACTGCAAAAACGCTATCCAAATGCTACATTTAGTATTGTCGGTGCTAGACCTACACCATCCGTTTTGGAACTGAAGAATCGCCCAGGAGTAGTGGTGACTGGTCGCATTCCTTCAATGGCAGAGTATTTACATCAATCTACCGTTTGCGTAGTGCCACTGCGAAGTGGCTTTGGGATTAAAAATAAAACATTAGAAGCAATGGCTGCAGGTGTACCTGTTGTTGCAAGCGATCGCGGTTTAGAAGGGCTAGCTGTCGATGAAGCGGGTTTACCACTCAGAGCATTACGAGCCAATCAACCAGCCGAGTATGTTAATGCCATCAGCCAATTATTTGAAAACCCGCAGTTACGAGCAGAATTATCTCACAATGGCAGGCAACTTGTAGAAACAGATTTTACTTGGGAAACTGCTGGTAAAAGATACGAACAAGTTCTACAGTGA
- a CDS encoding polysaccharide pyruvyl transferase family protein: MNIILMGYYGFKNVGDDLCIQELIKYFSDQEVITKIFVFCEDNYYETMNSQVVFCNTRKLSTIQKAYILSQSDYLIWSGSTYNLKDNSGKLLMMQQLAKMMGKRFCYLGVGLEAFESEELETKAKFLQNADVLYLRDKDSYGLAVTQLKSVKSYLGGHLAFLNVDGYEKFIKSDRSSQIKNISFTGNFWWGEGRAEFYSQQLLPLIENFNSVIHLLPAQVDEEKNDNNFHKLLKNYLPDQNCKLHSWNQPEDFVEILSQMDFHFGNRLHSIILADILGIPNVGIDEYISKNSKIKNYIDKTEMLHLHRMLNFMEPIDICILEKVFHEYQRPSEFVLNESKTAKEGINLVLQERTQTSLPISPVPVELGS; this comes from the coding sequence ATGAATATTATTTTAATGGGTTATTATGGGTTTAAGAATGTTGGTGACGATTTGTGTATCCAAGAACTAATTAAGTATTTTTCTGACCAAGAAGTCATTACAAAAATATTTGTGTTTTGTGAAGACAATTATTATGAAACAATGAATAGTCAAGTTGTCTTTTGCAACACTCGGAAATTATCAACAATTCAAAAAGCTTATATACTTTCTCAAAGCGATTATTTAATTTGGAGTGGTAGTACTTATAACTTAAAAGATAACTCTGGAAAATTGTTGATGATGCAACAATTGGCAAAAATGATGGGTAAGCGTTTCTGTTATTTAGGTGTAGGTTTAGAAGCTTTTGAGTCGGAAGAATTAGAAACAAAAGCCAAGTTTTTGCAAAATGCAGATGTACTATACTTAAGAGATAAAGATTCCTATGGCTTGGCTGTTACTCAGCTAAAGTCTGTTAAATCTTATTTAGGAGGTCATTTAGCATTTCTTAACGTGGATGGATATGAAAAGTTTATTAAAAGCGATCGCTCAAGTCAAATAAAAAATATTTCATTTACAGGAAACTTTTGGTGGGGTGAAGGAAGGGCTGAGTTTTATTCACAACAGCTACTCCCATTGATTGAAAACTTTAATTCAGTAATTCATTTATTACCTGCTCAAGTAGATGAAGAGAAAAATGATAATAATTTTCACAAACTATTGAAAAATTACTTACCCGATCAAAATTGCAAGCTGCACTCATGGAATCAACCAGAAGATTTTGTGGAAATTCTCAGCCAGATGGATTTTCACTTTGGAAATAGGCTTCACTCTATCATACTTGCCGATATTTTGGGAATACCCAATGTAGGAATTGATGAATATATTTCTAAAAACTCTAAAATCAAAAACTACATCGATAAAACAGAAATGTTGCATTTACACAGGATGTTAAATTTCATGGAACCAATAGACATTTGTATACTTGAAAAAGTATTCCATGAATATCAAAGACCGAGTGAATTTGTTTTGAACGAGTCGAAGACCGCGAAAGAAGGTATAAACTTGGTTTTGCAAGAGCGAACGCAGACCAGTTTACCAATATCTCCTGTACCAGTTGAGTTGGGTTCTTAA
- a CDS encoding sigma-70 family RNA polymerase sigma factor has translation MHPRNNLVEIFSTFLVFADDRFCRWVTDAKLRRSIANAIQQTPQETDEDFWISFLYNQLRKSSSVTLAKEHTIAYLQEPCYWTSQKIVASFATTQYKLSDCFQIAITQVDKIFKGFNPNSGSSLKNYASTVFGLAIRETFRQRHEIDICTDWGLLRKISKKRLEESLQAESFPRDTIVAYMTVWNCFKLLYVPTQAHTSRQLSKPDNQTWEAIAKAYNSQTHQQVHPQTLETWLLASAKAVRRYLYPNVTSFNAPVNSEDSGEWLDNIPSNELDSPLTYIIAQEEQQLRGSRQSEINQVLIEALTQLDPQARQILQLYYTQGLTQQQIAKQLQVQQYTVSRRLTKTRETLLKSLASWSQENLHISMTPDILKSTSAVMEEWLQVYYMQDKNQKVL, from the coding sequence ATGCACCCTCGAAACAACCTTGTTGAAATCTTTTCGACTTTTTTAGTATTTGCCGACGATCGCTTTTGTCGTTGGGTAACGGATGCTAAGCTACGTCGTAGTATAGCAAACGCAATACAGCAAACCCCACAAGAAACAGACGAAGACTTTTGGATTAGCTTCTTATATAATCAGTTACGCAAATCGTCATCAGTAACACTTGCCAAAGAACATACCATTGCTTACTTACAAGAACCCTGCTACTGGACATCTCAAAAAATAGTTGCTAGCTTTGCCACAACCCAGTACAAGCTATCGGACTGTTTTCAGATAGCTATTACCCAAGTTGATAAAATCTTCAAAGGTTTTAACCCTAATAGTGGTTCTAGCTTAAAAAACTATGCCAGTACAGTCTTCGGGCTTGCCATTCGCGAAACTTTCAGGCAACGTCATGAAATAGATATTTGTACGGATTGGGGACTCTTGCGAAAAATTAGTAAAAAGCGATTGGAAGAGTCATTGCAAGCTGAGAGCTTTCCTAGAGACACTATTGTTGCTTACATGACTGTCTGGAACTGCTTCAAGTTGCTTTACGTACCAACTCAAGCCCATACCAGTCGTCAGTTGTCCAAACCAGATAATCAAACTTGGGAGGCGATCGCAAAAGCTTACAACTCACAAACCCATCAGCAAGTTCACCCCCAAACTTTAGAAACCTGGCTACTTGCTTCTGCCAAAGCTGTACGTAGGTACCTTTATCCTAATGTGACTTCTTTTAACGCTCCCGTTAACTCAGAAGATTCCGGTGAGTGGCTAGATAATATACCATCAAATGAACTAGACTCTCCCCTCACTTATATTATTGCCCAAGAAGAACAACAGTTAAGGGGTTCTCGCCAATCTGAGATTAATCAAGTCTTGATAGAGGCGCTTACCCAATTAGATCCGCAAGCCCGACAAATTTTGCAACTCTACTATACTCAAGGATTAACTCAACAACAGATTGCTAAACAACTACAAGTTCAACAATATACTGTTTCGCGACGGTTGACAAAAACGAGGGAAACATTGCTGAAGTCTTTAGCTAGCTGGAGTCAAGAAAACCTGCATATTTCTATGACACCAGACATACTTAAAAGTACCAGCGCTGTAATGGAGGAATGGCTGCAAGTTTACTATATGCAAGACAAAAATCAAAAAGTCTTATAA
- a CDS encoding ABC transporter ATP-binding protein, with translation MLHRKVKSKAGEPPAAQPPMKVLGRLFSYVTRYTLEIVGVIALLLLSTVLNLLIPYWLGVGLNNLSSAPDPTAIAQLAIGMVIAAICSWGAMLWQSLMLNRVVQRALYRLRQELFERMQRLSLNFFDRQSIGELMSRVTNDTDVVAQFFRNSLNSLVSETLQLVFLVLAMFLLNWKMAIAALTIAPMVVVFLGFISQIAGPVFANLQEQIGELNGLLEETVSGQKVAIAYGRQEEAIATFEDVSKLVRDAGVKARLLALVSRPVTLVLTNLDVALVALVGGLLTLQGQANVGVVATFLQYTRQFSIPIGSLANNLDGLLAAIAAAERIFSILDERPAIVDQPNAPEMPPIQGHVVARDVDFSYVQGRPILKHNTFEARPGEKIGLCGPTGAGKSTIINLMTRYYDLDGGEILIDGHNIATVQQDSLRRQIGIVLQEAFLFSDTVMNNLRYARLDATEQDCIEATKQANAHDFILHLPDGYNTMLTERGSNLSQGQRQLLTIARMMIQNPRMVILDEATSNVDTRTEQKIQEALDRLMQGRTSFVIAHRLSTIRNADQILVLKAGEIIETGSHDELMQKQGFYYDLFMSQFKGKLVTS, from the coding sequence TTGCTGCACCGAAAGGTAAAATCCAAAGCTGGGGAACCTCCCGCCGCCCAGCCACCTATGAAGGTGTTAGGACGGTTGTTCAGTTACGTCACTCGGTATACCCTGGAGATTGTCGGAGTCATTGCCTTACTGTTGCTGAGCACGGTGTTAAACCTGCTCATTCCCTATTGGCTAGGAGTAGGGTTGAACAATTTAAGCAGTGCTCCCGATCCAACGGCGATCGCCCAACTGGCTATCGGGATGGTAATAGCAGCCATTTGCAGTTGGGGTGCCATGCTCTGGCAAAGTCTGATGCTGAATCGCGTGGTGCAACGGGCACTCTATCGGTTGCGGCAAGAGTTGTTTGAGCGGATGCAAAGGCTGTCGCTGAACTTCTTCGATCGCCAATCAATCGGGGAGTTAATGAGCCGCGTTACCAATGATACGGATGTGGTGGCCCAATTCTTCCGCAACAGCCTCAATTCACTCGTCAGCGAAACGTTACAATTAGTCTTCCTTGTTTTAGCCATGTTCCTACTGAACTGGAAAATGGCGATCGCGGCTTTAACGATTGCCCCAATGGTTGTGGTGTTTTTGGGCTTCATCAGTCAGATTGCGGGGCCTGTGTTTGCCAATCTTCAAGAACAGATTGGTGAACTCAACGGACTGCTGGAAGAAACCGTCAGCGGGCAGAAGGTTGCGATCGCTTATGGACGACAGGAAGAGGCGATCGCGACTTTTGAGGATGTCAGTAAGCTAGTTCGGGACGCAGGTGTCAAGGCACGCTTGCTGGCCTTGGTAAGTCGTCCCGTTACCCTCGTGTTGACGAATCTGGATGTGGCGCTGGTGGCACTAGTGGGGGGACTACTAACCTTGCAAGGACAGGCAAATGTGGGAGTTGTTGCAACATTCTTGCAATACACTCGCCAGTTCTCGATTCCGATCGGGAGTCTTGCCAATAACTTGGATGGTTTGCTGGCAGCGATCGCGGCAGCTGAACGCATTTTTAGCATTTTGGATGAACGGCCAGCCATTGTAGACCAGCCTAACGCTCCAGAAATGCCACCAATTCAGGGTCACGTGGTAGCTCGGGATGTAGACTTTAGTTATGTTCAAGGTAGACCCATCCTAAAGCACAACACCTTTGAAGCTAGACCGGGGGAAAAAATTGGCTTGTGTGGACCAACTGGAGCCGGGAAGAGCACCATCATCAACCTGATGACTCGGTACTACGACCTCGATGGGGGCGAAATTTTGATTGATGGGCACAACATTGCTACCGTCCAACAGGACAGCCTGCGACGGCAAATTGGCATTGTGTTGCAGGAGGCATTTTTATTCTCTGACACCGTTATGAACAATCTGCGCTATGCCCGCTTAGATGCCACCGAACAAGACTGTATTGAAGCGACCAAACAGGCCAATGCTCACGACTTCATTTTGCATCTGCCGGATGGCTATAATACGATGTTAACGGAACGGGGCAGTAATTTAAGCCAAGGACAACGGCAATTGCTGACCATCGCCCGCATGATGATTCAGAATCCCCGCATGGTCATTCTGGATGAAGCGACTAGCAATGTGGACACCCGCACGGAACAGAAGATCCAAGAAGCTTTGGATCGATTAATGCAGGGACGTACTAGCTTTGTGATTGCCCACCGTTTGAGCACAATTCGCAATGCCGATCAGATTCTGGTGCTCAAGGCAGGTGAAATCATTGAGACGGGTTCTCATGACGAACTGATGCAAAAACAAGGATTCTACTATGACTTGTTTATGAGTCAGTTTAAAGGTAAGTTAGTCACCTCATAA
- a CDS encoding DUF1822 family protein produces the protein MTGNPTVFTFASPTHLILEVPENVQNQIWQENTSFSHQTSRYQAYINKICLFAILPWLQEDLASQAKPWLGSAALPSFWEFVNGTAIAIGETRLILVPSEEMDMSELRVPQEWVDIPSWAGDYYLAVQVEPDDEYVKVWGYCTHEQLKNKGSYDAGDRTYSLEATDIIEDISTLAVAYQLCPPEVTRSSIQPLPTLLQEQAQNLISRLEKSEIVSPRMEIPFQLWGGLMEHGGWRKSLYQRRLGIQEEWSLLAWLENGVSQLAEAIGWERFNLQHSAAGARSTEEKIQLDTFFSRQLPIAGQSYELRILPKQQEEVIIWRFELRNAVEELAIPGGFTLRLLTEDLQPFPNNEDVATTTVKQLFVEVALEPQEGIVWEITPFPENYEREILRF, from the coding sequence ATGACTGGAAACCCTACCGTTTTTACCTTTGCTTCGCCAACTCACTTGATTTTAGAAGTACCAGAAAACGTTCAAAATCAGATTTGGCAAGAAAATACGTCTTTTTCTCACCAAACTTCTCGCTATCAAGCCTATATCAATAAAATTTGCCTTTTTGCTATCTTACCGTGGTTGCAAGAAGACTTAGCATCCCAGGCAAAGCCTTGGTTAGGTAGTGCGGCTTTACCAAGTTTTTGGGAGTTTGTCAATGGAACCGCTATCGCGATCGGCGAAACTCGATTGATTTTGGTTCCTAGTGAGGAAATGGATATGAGTGAATTGCGCGTTCCACAAGAATGGGTAGATATACCCAGTTGGGCAGGGGATTATTATTTAGCAGTACAAGTCGAACCAGATGATGAATACGTTAAAGTTTGGGGCTATTGTACTCACGAACAACTGAAAAATAAAGGAAGTTATGACGCAGGCGATCGCACTTATTCTTTAGAAGCAACAGATATCATTGAGGATATCAGTACTTTAGCAGTAGCATATCAACTTTGCCCGCCAGAAGTTACACGGAGTAGCATTCAACCATTGCCAACTTTATTACAAGAACAAGCACAGAACCTCATTTCCCGTTTGGAAAAGAGCGAGATTGTTTCACCCAGGATGGAAATCCCTTTTCAACTTTGGGGTGGATTAATGGAGCATGGGGGTTGGCGAAAAAGCTTATATCAGCGACGCTTGGGAATACAAGAAGAATGGTCGCTTTTAGCTTGGCTGGAAAACGGTGTTTCCCAATTGGCTGAAGCCATTGGATGGGAAAGGTTTAATTTACAACACAGTGCAGCAGGAGCGCGAAGTACGGAAGAAAAAATACAATTAGATACATTCTTCTCTCGCCAATTGCCGATCGCAGGTCAATCATACGAACTTAGAATATTACCAAAACAACAAGAAGAGGTCATAATTTGGCGCTTTGAGTTGCGTAACGCTGTGGAGGAATTAGCTATTCCTGGTGGCTTTACACTCAGACTCTTGACAGAAGATTTGCAGCCATTCCCTAATAATGAAGATGTAGCTACAACTACAGTCAAACAACTGTTTGTGGAAGTTGCTTTAGAACCACAAGAAGGCATAGTCTGGGAAATAACACCTTTTCCTGAAAACTATGAGCGAGAAATTCTCAGGTTTTAA
- a CDS encoding ABC transporter ATP-binding protein encodes MPNVRRFIAIYKGYKWSFWVSQILLTIATIFTLLIPLMTQSLIDGGLSQGDRDATVQSVLWMVLFAVLAAVFTIANSLYAVTFAEYIAHAVRMFLYRKIQTFSFGNLDRFPTSDLMVRMTSDVDAIKTTIQLTILSLAQVPVMFVGALALIYLNSPSLMWILFVVIPAIVAILLVLVMKLGPLFQIQQQKLDTLNNVLQENLVGVRVVKAFVQSDYENRRYNRVNRDLRNASLRLIQYVAFLSPSLYLVMNVATATVLWVGGHSLNQGAVTVGEILAFTQYLVTVLVPLVILAAIAPQLTAAEASAQRIFEVMDTIPAIPEPTTPAGLTPATAKGRIVFEDVSFSYPSRDGRLGRLVLQNINLTIEPGQTVAFLGATGSGKSTLVNLIPRFYDVTAGRIAIDGIDVRDIPLETLHQIVGVALQESVLFSGKLRENICYGKPDATEDEMIEAARVADAHGFVSAIPEGYDATVARRGANFSGGQRQRLSIARAVAVKPKILILDDSTSALDMVTEARVQDALKSLMADTTTLFVAQRIGTAIAADNIFLLEAGEIIAQGNHEQLLHSSSLYQEIYHSQLGGVLG; translated from the coding sequence TTGCCAAATGTCCGACGGTTTATCGCGATTTACAAGGGCTATAAGTGGTCTTTTTGGGTGTCACAAATTTTGCTGACGATCGCAACGATTTTTACTCTGCTCATTCCCCTGATGACTCAGAGTTTGATCGATGGGGGCTTATCCCAAGGAGATCGGGATGCTACAGTGCAAAGCGTGCTTTGGATGGTGCTATTTGCGGTGTTAGCAGCGGTTTTTACAATCGCCAATTCCTTATATGCCGTCACGTTCGCCGAATATATAGCCCATGCCGTGCGGATGTTTCTGTACCGCAAAATTCAAACCTTTTCCTTTGGCAACCTGGATCGGTTCCCCACCAGCGATCTCATGGTGCGAATGACTAGCGATGTTGATGCGATCAAAACAACCATTCAACTGACAATCCTATCTCTAGCCCAAGTTCCAGTCATGTTTGTCGGAGCATTGGCGCTGATTTATCTGAACAGCCCCAGTTTGATGTGGATTCTGTTCGTCGTTATCCCCGCGATCGTGGCGATCCTCCTTGTCTTAGTGATGAAATTAGGGCCACTTTTCCAAATTCAGCAACAGAAGTTAGATACCCTCAACAATGTGTTGCAAGAAAACTTGGTAGGGGTGCGGGTGGTCAAGGCATTTGTGCAAAGTGACTACGAAAATCGTCGGTACAATCGTGTCAACCGAGACTTACGCAACGCCTCCCTGCGTCTGATACAATATGTGGCATTTCTGTCTCCCAGCTTGTATCTAGTGATGAACGTAGCAACAGCAACTGTCCTCTGGGTTGGAGGGCACAGCTTAAATCAGGGTGCTGTCACTGTGGGCGAAATACTGGCCTTTACCCAGTACCTCGTTACCGTTCTGGTGCCTCTAGTGATACTGGCTGCAATCGCGCCTCAGTTAACGGCAGCAGAAGCTTCTGCCCAGCGGATTTTTGAAGTGATGGATACCATCCCCGCCATCCCCGAACCTACCACTCCCGCCGGATTAACCCCAGCTACTGCCAAAGGACGGATTGTATTTGAGGATGTCAGTTTCAGTTACCCCAGTCGAGATGGGCGGCTGGGGCGACTCGTGTTACAAAACATCAATCTGACGATCGAACCGGGACAAACGGTGGCATTCTTAGGGGCAACAGGTTCCGGCAAATCCACCTTGGTGAACCTGATTCCTCGTTTTTACGATGTGACGGCTGGACGAATCGCCATCGATGGGATCGACGTGCGGGATATTCCCCTGGAAACCCTGCACCAAATCGTGGGTGTAGCCCTCCAAGAGTCGGTACTGTTTAGCGGCAAACTGCGGGAAAACATTTGCTATGGCAAACCGGATGCGACTGAAGACGAGATGATTGAGGCAGCTCGGGTGGCAGATGCCCACGGGTTTGTGTCAGCCATTCCCGAAGGCTATGATGCTACAGTGGCAAGACGAGGAGCCAACTTTTCAGGCGGACAACGACAACGCCTGTCCATCGCCCGTGCGGTTGCCGTCAAACCCAAGATTCTCATCCTGGATGACAGTACCAGTGCCCTGGACATGGTAACGGAAGCACGGGTACAAGATGCTTTGAAAAGCCTGATGGCAGACACCACCACGTTGTTTGTCGCCCAACGGATCGGTACGGCAATCGCCGCAGACAATATTTTCCTGCTGGAAGCTGGAGAAATTATTGCTCAAGGAAACCACGAGCAACTCCTTCACAGCAGTTCCCTGTATCAGGAAATTTACCATTCTCAATTGGGAGGTGTCCTCGGATGA
- a CDS encoding glycosyltransferase family A protein: protein MSNQPFLTIVTATRGSFSDFWLEQLLKIKGDVQFILVYPPEASVKKIDDPRVEFLTSPFKGEVMQRFTGLINAKGNYVMALDDDDFAHPELLELTVKYFQRFPDSWVLRLKIQNINDDDEARIKQDWETIPEVEQLEICQKTPENPYPFQQGNYKGLLEVPIAPLDKPLDIRHIIFPWKQRTDQNGIHFENFNNRVWKTERVKAALHELSGAMKIVGALTWLPAWSLDRLLGLFVQAKFYQKDAIIGHAPPKPEQIRYIVRDSSLKETRLYLMADLLLVKCYPQYGYFWNLIFWQLYTIPRIIGKSVKLRFFKLKKNKTENTIAIEG from the coding sequence ATGAGCAACCAACCATTCTTAACAATTGTTACCGCCACCAGAGGCAGTTTTAGTGATTTTTGGTTAGAACAGTTATTGAAAATTAAGGGAGATGTGCAATTTATTTTAGTTTATCCTCCTGAGGCAAGTGTCAAAAAAATTGATGACCCTAGAGTAGAATTTTTAACGAGTCCCTTTAAGGGTGAAGTCATGCAAAGGTTTACGGGATTAATCAATGCTAAAGGCAATTATGTCATGGCATTAGATGACGATGACTTTGCACACCCCGAACTTTTAGAATTAACAGTAAAGTATTTTCAAAGATTTCCTGATAGCTGGGTTTTACGTCTCAAAATTCAAAATATCAATGATGATGATGAAGCACGTATCAAACAAGATTGGGAAACGATCCCTGAAGTAGAGCAATTAGAGATTTGTCAGAAAACTCCAGAGAACCCGTATCCTTTTCAACAAGGAAATTACAAAGGTTTACTAGAAGTACCCATTGCTCCTCTAGATAAACCATTAGACATTCGCCATATTATTTTTCCCTGGAAGCAAAGAACAGACCAAAATGGGATTCATTTTGAGAATTTTAATAACAGAGTCTGGAAAACAGAGCGGGTTAAAGCAGCCCTTCACGAACTTTCAGGGGCGATGAAAATAGTGGGTGCTTTAACCTGGCTACCTGCATGGAGTTTGGATAGATTGTTAGGCTTATTTGTGCAGGCAAAGTTTTATCAAAAGGATGCTATCATCGGTCATGCTCCACCCAAGCCCGAACAAATTAGATACATTGTGAGAGACTCTTCTTTAAAGGAGACTAGACTCTATTTGATGGCAGACCTACTATTAGTTAAATGTTATCCTCAGTATGGATACTTTTGGAATTTGATATTTTGGCAATTATACACTATACCTAGGATAATAGGTAAGTCAGTCAAATTAAGATTTTTCAAATTAAAAAAGAATAAAACTGAAAACACGATAGCAATAGAGGGGTAG